In Pseudomonas leptonychotis, the genomic stretch TCGACAGCATTCACCAGCAGTTCGCGCCACAAATCTCAGTGATCGAGTGGGCGTTCACTGCACTGTTCGCCATTGAATATGCCGTGCGCCTTTACAGCTCACCGAAACCCATGCGGTATGCCTTCAGTTTCTTCGGCCTGATTGATTTACTGGCGATTCTGCCTGGCATCCTCGCCTTGTTCTTTGCCGACGCTCAGTACCTGCTGATCATCCGAGTGATCCGCATGTTGCGGGTGTTTCGGGTACTCAAGCTCAGCCCATACCTGCGCCAGGCCAATTTTCTGATGACCGCACTGCGCGGCAGCAAACAGAAAATCATTGTGTTCTTCGCCTGTATCGCCACCTTGGTCACAGTGTTTGGCACCTTGATGTACGTGATTGAAGGCCCCAAGCATGGTTTTACCAGCATCCCGACCGGGATTTATTGGGCGGTGGTGACCCTGACCACAGTGGGGTTTGGCGATATCGTGCCGAAAACCGCACTGGGCCAGGCACTGTCGACCCTGATAATGATCACCGGTTATTCAATCATTGCCGTACCCACCGGGATCTTCACCGCAGAACTGGCCAGCGCGATGCGCGGCGGTGATCAGCTCAACCACGACTGCCCGGTTTGCGCAAAAAACAACCACGATCACGGCGCCGCCTTCTGCAACCGCTGCGGCAACCCACTATTCCCACGGCAAACCGAGCAAAACTGAACAGCCATAGCTCGACAATAAAAAACCGCAGCGAGCTGCGGTTTTTTATTGTCGGCATTAACCTGGAACGCCCTAACGGCGTATTAAAGGCTTTTAAGTTTTTCGCAGAAAGCTTGCTGCGCCGGCCATGATGTCATCACGGTATAACGTGTTGTACGGCCGACTTTATGGTCGCGAAAACGCAGATAAACCGGTTCAAATACACGGCGATTCAACTCAGGATGAGCTTTGCGCAAGTAGCTGTCACTCACCTGGTGATAGCGCTCTTTGCTGATAAAACGTTGAAACCAGTAGGTGTAGAAATAGCCGTGAAGAAATCCCAATGCGAAGTTCTGCTCCAGTACTTGATGGGCACAACATTCGAAATCAATCAGACGTAACTGCTTGTCCGGCCCAATCAAAATATTTTTCGGGTGCGGGTCGAGGTGACAGAAGCCTAAGGCCAACATACGGCTAAACAGCGCAAATATTTGTTCGAGTAACGCTTCGGCCTGCTCGGGATTGCTCTGCAAACGTTGGTCGACATCGCAGTGATCAGCAAAGAAATTCACCAGTAAGTATTCCTCTTTGAGGAAAAATAACCGACGTGTTCGATATCCATAAGCTGCCACACGTGGAACGAAATCAGCGGCAGGGTTAATACGTTGCAGGTTGATAAATTCGTTGGTCAGATCATGCAGGCCATAACTCTTCTTTCTACCGAAGAAGTTGGTCAGCTGCTTCTTCCAGCTGGTCAGGTGGTTGTACTTGAGCACCCACTGCTGCTCACCCTCGAGCAAGTAAACGCCACGGGTTTGTTCTAACGGGTCAAGGGTTTTGCAGTCGTGCGGCGCATCGAAAAAGCGCTGCAATGCGGCGACTAAGCCAGGCAGTTGATCACGTGCGAGTAGAAACTGATTGCGCTGTAATTTGGCCCGAACAAAGCCTTTGCTGATCGATTTGAGATGAAACATGCAACGTCCTTGTAGGTCGTTTATTACGTTCAATAACACGTAACAGGATCAAAATTCGGCGCACATTAAAACACACCGCAGACGGCCTTGATCCACCCACAACCGGCTTGCCTCACTGATTGAGTGCGCAGCCACTTTCGCAAAGACTTTAGCCGCGCCCCAGTAAACGGCCGTTAGCTGCGGTCGATGGGCGTCGAGGTCAACTCAAATGGGCTATTGCTGCGCCGTTGGTTGCGATCTTCGCGCGGGGTGGCACCGAAGAAGTTGCGGTAGGCGCTGGAGAAATGCGGGCCGGAAGAAAACCCGCAGGACAGGCCAATCTGGATAATCGACTTGCTGGTTTGCATCAGCAATTGGCGGGCTTTGTTCAAGCGCAGTTCCAGGTAGTACTGACTGGGAACGCGGTTGAGGTATTGCTTGAAGATGCGCTCCAGCTGACGACGTGACACGCACACGTGCTGGGCGATTTCATCGGTGGTCAGCGGCTCTTCAATATTGGCCTCCATCAACAGCACCGCTTGGGTCAGCTTGGGATGACTGGAGCCCAGACGGTTCTGCAGCGGGATGCGCTGGCGTTCGCCGCCTTCGCGAATGCGCTCCACGACTAGCTCTTCACTCACCGCACCGGCCAGCTCAGCACCGTGATCACGGGCCAGCAAGGCCAGCATAAGGTCGAGCACTGCCAAGCCGCCACAGGCGCTGAGGCGGTCACGGTCCCAGTCAAACAAATGGCTGGTGGCGATGACTTTAGGAAAGCGCTCGGTGAAATCATCCTGCCAACGCCAGTGCACCGAAGCGCGGTAGCCATCCAGCAAGCCAAGCTGCGCCAGCGGATAAACCCCGGCCGCTATCGCGCCGATCACACAGCCGCTGCGCACCACGTGTTTGAGCGCAGCAGACAGCGCAGCGGGCATCGGCCCCGGTGGCTCATCGGCCAGCAGAAACAGCTTCTGGCAGCCTTCGAGCTTGCCTACCCAGGATTCGCCCGGTAATCGCCAAGCATCTTCAATGGGGGCTTCGGCCTGGAGAAACACCAGCTCATACACCACCTCCGGATGAACCCGCTGGGCGACGCGCAGCGCTTCTTCGGCCAAGGCCAGGGTTAAGGGCTTGGTGGAGGGCCAAAGCAGGAAGCCAATTCGGTGGGCATTCATGGGGGCAGTTTAGGCTCTGTTGGCGATTATGGGCATAGCAAGGGTGTGTGCGACTGTTGCCACCGATTACTTGAGACTGCCCGAAAGGAATTGTTGCAGACGCTCGGATTGCGGGTTGGCTAACACCTCGCGTGGGCAGCCACGCTCTTCCACCACGCCTTTGTGGAGGAACACCAACTGGTTGGAGACTTCACGGGCAAAGCCCATTTCGTGGGTCACCACCACCATGGTGCGGCCTTCCTGGGCCAGGTCCTGCATGACTTTGAGTACTTCGCCGACCAGCTCCGGATCAAGCGCCGAGGTCGGCTCGTCAAACAGCATCACCTCAGGCTCCATGGCCAGGGCGCGGGCAATCGCTACACGCTGCTGTTCGCCACCACTCATATGCGCAGGATAAGCATCTTTTCTGTGGGCCACACCGACCTTGTTCAGGTAGTGCTCGGCCTTTTCCAAGGCATCCTTCTTGCTCATGCCGAGCACGTGCACCGGGGCTTCCATGACGTTTTCCAGGGCGCTCATGTGCGACCACAGATTGAAGTGCTGGAAC encodes the following:
- a CDS encoding ion transporter is translated as MDTPQSLRQRIYTVIFHTDTPAGQRFDNLLLLAIMASLVVVMLDSIDSIHQQFAPQISVIEWAFTALFAIEYAVRLYSSPKPMRYAFSFFGLIDLLAILPGILALFFADAQYLLIIRVIRMLRVFRVLKLSPYLRQANFLMTALRGSKQKIIVFFACIATLVTVFGTLMYVIEGPKHGFTSIPTGIYWAVVTLTTVGFGDIVPKTALGQALSTLIMITGYSIIAVPTGIFTAELASAMRGGDQLNHDCPVCAKNNHDHGAAFCNRCGNPLFPRQTEQN
- a CDS encoding lipopolysaccharide kinase InaA family protein, whose amino-acid sequence is MFHLKSISKGFVRAKLQRNQFLLARDQLPGLVAALQRFFDAPHDCKTLDPLEQTRGVYLLEGEQQWVLKYNHLTSWKKQLTNFFGRKKSYGLHDLTNEFINLQRINPAADFVPRVAAYGYRTRRLFFLKEEYLLVNFFADHCDVDQRLQSNPEQAEALLEQIFALFSRMLALGFCHLDPHPKNILIGPDKQLRLIDFECCAHQVLEQNFALGFLHGYFYTYWFQRFISKERYHQVSDSYLRKAHPELNRRVFEPVYLRFRDHKVGRTTRYTVMTSWPAQQAFCEKLKSL
- the argR gene encoding transcriptional regulator ArgR produces the protein MNAHRIGFLLWPSTKPLTLALAEEALRVAQRVHPEVVYELVFLQAEAPIEDAWRLPGESWVGKLEGCQKLFLLADEPPGPMPAALSAALKHVVRSGCVIGAIAAGVYPLAQLGLLDGYRASVHWRWQDDFTERFPKVIATSHLFDWDRDRLSACGGLAVLDLMLALLARDHGAELAGAVSEELVVERIREGGERQRIPLQNRLGSSHPKLTQAVLLMEANIEEPLTTDEIAQHVCVSRRQLERIFKQYLNRVPSQYYLELRLNKARQLLMQTSKSIIQIGLSCGFSSGPHFSSAYRNFFGATPREDRNQRRSNSPFELTSTPIDRS
- a CDS encoding ABC transporter ATP-binding protein codes for the protein MYKLEVQDLHKRYGSHEVLKGVSLAAKAGDVISIIGSSGSGKSTFLRCINLLEQPHGGKILLNNEELKLVANKDGGLKAADPKQLQRMRSRLSMVFQHFNLWSHMSALENVMEAPVHVLGMSKKDALEKAEHYLNKVGVAHRKDAYPAHMSGGEQQRVAIARALAMEPEVMLFDEPTSALDPELVGEVLKVMQDLAQEGRTMVVVTHEMGFAREVSNQLVFLHKGVVEERGCPREVLANPQSERLQQFLSGSLK